From the Sphingobium yanoikuyae genome, the window GTCGAAGCTTTCCGCCGCCCCCACTGGTCAGACGAAACGTCCGAACTGCGCATGAGCCGCGGTGCCGACAATTATCGGGTTGGGATCGAGTTCAAACGCGCTGTCGCGCCGCGTCTCAGTTGGAGTGCCGGAATTGGCTATATTCATACCAAAGCGCGTGATGAACGGGTCGATGACTATTCGGGCCTGGGCTATCACGCAGGTGCCGTCTACCGGCCATCGCCGCGCACCTCCCTGACATTCGACGGCAGCCGCAGCACCAGCAACCAGAGCAACACCGGTGCGACCTATATCGTCCTGACCAATTTTTCGCTGCGCGGCAATGCGACCCTCAGTTCACGATCTTCGATCCAGGCTGGCGCGAGCTATGCCAGGCGCCAGTTCAAGGGCGAGCTGTTGATCGACACCGACATGATGCGCGGTACCGACGAAACGACCGCACTCAACGCCGGATATCGATTTGCACTGCGCAGCCGCCTGACGGCCGGCGTCGACGTTCGCCACGAATGGCGAGAAAGCGCAGTCGAGCGCTACCGATATAAATCGACATCGATGATGCTGTCCCTTGGCCTTACATTGTGAGGAGCATGGCCATGTTCTTACCCCGTGCGATGCGAAACCTGTGCAGTTCCCTTCTTCTGGCCACGCTCGCCAATCCCGTATTGGCCGGCGTCGACAACAAGGAAGCTGTCGCTGCCTATGTCCTGGGTGCCAATGACGAGATTCGCGTCTCGATATTCGGCGCCTATCCGATCGAAGTCAAAACGCGGATCAAGGAAGATGGGCGCATCACCCTGCCGAGCATCGGCGACGTGGTCGCGGAGGGATCCACGACCAACGCCCTTGCAAACAATATCCGCCGGCAATTGCAGACGGGCGGATATTTCGTCGATCCGATCGTCAATGTCGAAGTCGTGAGCTTCGTCAGTCGATCGGTCACGATGTTCGGCAACCTCCAGAACCCTGGGCTCTACCCCCTGGATCGACCTCAGACGATCGCGATGATGCTGGCGCGCACCGGCGGCGCCCGCGCGGACGCGGCGGACTATGCGATCCTGCAACGAACGGGAGAAGCGGATCGGCGGATTGCCCTCAGCGATCTCGACCCGCAAAGCGGGACCGGTCAGTTCCTGCGCGCAGGCGATTCCATCTTCGTGCCGAAGGCCGAGGAGGTATTCATCTACGGCCAGGTGAACAAGCCCGGCCGCGTCGCCTTCGAAACCGGCATGACCCTGCGCCAGATGCTGGCCCAGGCCGGCGGGCCGACTTTGGGCGGATCGGAAAAGAAGATCACGCTGCACCGCGGCACGGAGATCATCAAGAAGGCCAGCCTCGATATGCTGGTCAAGCCTGGTGACGTCTACACCGTCAACGAGCGGACCTTCTGAGATGCGATCCGGTATCCTGACAGGAGGCATTGCGTGAATATCTTCACCAGAATTGCCCGTTGGCTCCGACGAACGCCCGAGCCCGAGCGGCGCCGAGAAGCGCCTGGCCGGCGTTCCCGAGCAACGGGCAGCGTGCCTGAAAATGCGCAATCGGCCGGCGCTGCATCCGTCACGCCGTCTACCAATGCAGCCATGTCCGCTGACGCTGTCCGATCAGCGATACGCAAGGGGTTCAATGCCACCCAGCCCGTCACGGCCGCCCGCCATCTTCATGGCCGGCAGCAGGAGATGGACCTGCTGGTGGAGGGGGTGCTTGATCGCGGCAATCATGCGATGATCTTTGGCGGCCGAGGCACAGGCAAGACCTCGCTGGCGCGCGTGTTCGCCAATGTTGCCGACAATCGCGGCTATCTGGTCTTCTACATGGCCTGCGAGCCCGGGCAGGATTTTACCAGCTTGATCTCACCGTTCCTCGATGCCGCCCGCGGAAACCTGCCGCGCTCACCCACGACAGATACGCCGATCGTCGTTGGACCGCGCGATGTCGTGGAAGCACTCGCCGAACATGGGCAGCGAAAATTCATCTTCATCCTCGACGAGTTCGACCGCATCACCGATCCGGCTGTTCTCGGCGAATTGTCGCGCACCATGAAGCTGCTCTCCGACGCGGCCCTGCCGGTTCATATTCTGGCGGTCGGCATCGCGTCCGGATTGAGCCAGCTCATCGAAGGCCATGAATCCCTGCGGCGGCACATGACCGCCGTTCCCATCGTGCGGATCGACACGGCCGCCGTGTTCGACCTGATCGACCGCGGCGCCGCCCAGGCCGGCCTCAACTTCAGCGATGCCGCGCGCGAGACAATTGCCCATGTCGCATGCGGCTCCCCCTATCATGTCCGCCTGTTCTGCGCGCTGGCCTGCCTGGAAACCCTCAGGCAGCGCAAGACGATCGTCGAAATGCCGGCAACGCTCGCGGGAATGATGCGCGCGGTCGACGACTGGACGATCACCAATCCGACAGATGCTGCGCTGTTCCATGAAGCCATCGATCTGGGCGCCGGCCATTGGCCAATGATTGAACAGGTCGTCCGCGCCGCGATCGTTCCTCCCGGCCTCGCGCCGGAACAGCAGGCGCCGCATATCGACCGCTACGCTCCGGTCCTGGATATCCTGCGCCGCGCCATGCACGCCCGGCCGGGCAGCACTGCCCTCATGTTCCGGGACAGCCTCGCCCCCCAGTTCCTGCTCGGCATGTTGTCTGCCAGCCGCCACGGCGACCACCTGACCCGGCGTGTCGTCAGCCTTGTAGAAGGGCAGCGCCAAAGCGCTGCATCGTAAGGGACCGATAGGATGTACATGTTCGACATAACGCGAGCCATCCTGCAGCGCTGGAGAATGGCAGCCGCCATCTTCTGCTGCGTCATGGCGCTGACGGTCCTGTGGATTGCGATCACGCCGCGCGAATATCGCGCGACCGCCACTTTGCTGTTTGACAACCGCGCACCGGACCCGACCGGCGGCAAATCGAACGAGGCGACCGGCGAATCCATGCTCGCGACGGAGTCCAGAATCCTGCAGAGCGAGGTGATCGCCCGCAAGGTGGCCGAGCGGCTTGGCCTGTTCAGGAATCCGGCCATGCGCGCCCGCTGGCAGGAGCAGACGAACGGCAACCAGAGTTTCGAAGGCTGGATCAGCCGCAGCGTCCAGTCGGGTTTGCAGGTTTCGCCCAGCGCCACCGGCAATACGATCGACGTCTCCTACCGCAGCCTGGATCCACAGCGTTCGGCGTTGATGGCCAACAGCTTCGCCCAGGCCTTCAATGATGCGCGCCTGGGCATCAGCAACGAATTCGCCCAGCGCTTTGCGGCCTGGTACAAGAAACAGATCGCCGCGTCCGAACAGCGCATGGAAGAGGCGCAGGCACGGCTCGCCGATTTCCAGCGCGCGCACGGTATTGTCGCCACTGGCGCCATCGATGCCGAAAGCACGCGCCTCAGCGAATTGTCGTCGAAACTGTCGTCGGCCGAAGCCGTTGCTGCGGAGGCCCGGTCGCGCGCGGCGGGGGGCGCCAATATGCCCGACATTCAATCGAGCGGGGTGATCCAGGGGCTAAGGGCTCAGATCGCGGCCAAATCGGCGGAAATCAGCCAGATGGCTGCCGAACTCGGCCCCAATCATGCGACGATGCGTGCCGCCCAGCAGCAGTTGCGCCAGATGCAGGACAGTCTGGCCCAGGAAACCGGCAAGATGTCGGGCACGCTGGCGGCGGCCAGTTCGGCGGCATCGGCCAATCAGGGCACGATGCAGGCCCTGCTCGACCAGCATCGCGGACGCATGCTGTCGCTCGCGGCCGATCGCGGAAAGCTCGCCGTGCTGGAAAGCAATGTGGAATCGGCGCGCAAGGAATATGAGGCGCAGACCGAACAATTCTCGCAGTTGCATGCCACCAGCACGGCC encodes:
- a CDS encoding AAA family ATPase; this translates as MNIFTRIARWLRRTPEPERRREAPGRRSRATGSVPENAQSAGAASVTPSTNAAMSADAVRSAIRKGFNATQPVTAARHLHGRQQEMDLLVEGVLDRGNHAMIFGGRGTGKTSLARVFANVADNRGYLVFYMACEPGQDFTSLISPFLDAARGNLPRSPTTDTPIVVGPRDVVEALAEHGQRKFIFILDEFDRITDPAVLGELSRTMKLLSDAALPVHILAVGIASGLSQLIEGHESLRRHMTAVPIVRIDTAAVFDLIDRGAAQAGLNFSDAARETIAHVACGSPYHVRLFCALACLETLRQRKTIVEMPATLAGMMRAVDDWTITNPTDAALFHEAIDLGAGHWPMIEQVVRAAIVPPGLAPEQQAPHIDRYAPVLDILRRAMHARPGSTALMFRDSLAPQFLLGMLSASRHGDHLTRRVVSLVEGQRQSAAS
- a CDS encoding polysaccharide biosynthesis/export family protein, whose product is MFLPRAMRNLCSSLLLATLANPVLAGVDNKEAVAAYVLGANDEIRVSIFGAYPIEVKTRIKEDGRITLPSIGDVVAEGSTTNALANNIRRQLQTGGYFVDPIVNVEVVSFVSRSVTMFGNLQNPGLYPLDRPQTIAMMLARTGGARADAADYAILQRTGEADRRIALSDLDPQSGTGQFLRAGDSIFVPKAEEVFIYGQVNKPGRVAFETGMTLRQMLAQAGGPTLGGSEKKITLHRGTEIIKKASLDMLVKPGDVYTVNERTF